In Paenibacillus sp. G2S3, a single window of DNA contains:
- a CDS encoding A24 family peptidase → MTIFIASYITLLGLTLGSFYNVVALRVPAKESLLNPPSHCPNCNTRLKARDLFPVISYLLSGGKCRYCGTRVSPLYPLGEAATGLLFLWVYLQFGLTGKGILGFVFVSLAVIVTVADLKYMLIPNKVLLFFLPILLILVLLFPEGSLWHHLLGAVLGGGALIPFVLLGGMGVGDVKLFALLGLVIGFPNVILAFMMACLLGSVVGGLLMLLGIIKRKQPIPFGPWLAIGALISYGYGSDIIGAYFSLIG, encoded by the coding sequence ATGACGATATTCATCGCAAGTTACATCACATTACTGGGCCTGACGCTAGGCTCCTTCTATAACGTAGTGGCACTGCGGGTGCCAGCAAAGGAATCTTTGCTTAATCCGCCGTCACATTGCCCGAACTGCAATACGCGGCTGAAGGCGCGGGATTTGTTTCCTGTGATAAGCTACCTGCTGTCAGGAGGCAAGTGTCGTTACTGCGGCACAAGGGTGTCGCCTTTATATCCGCTAGGAGAAGCGGCGACGGGTTTACTTTTTCTATGGGTGTACTTGCAATTTGGTCTGACGGGGAAGGGGATCCTCGGGTTCGTGTTTGTGAGTTTAGCGGTTATTGTGACGGTTGCGGATTTGAAGTACATGCTGATTCCGAACAAGGTGTTGCTGTTCTTTTTGCCGATCCTGCTCATTCTTGTATTGCTCTTTCCAGAGGGGTCGTTATGGCATCACTTGCTGGGAGCTGTGCTTGGGGGAGGGGCCCTTATTCCTTTTGTTCTGTTAGGAGGGATGGGTGTCGGGGATGTGAAGTTATTTGCGCTGCTGGGCTTGGTCATCGGATTTCCGAATGTGATTTTGGCTTTTATGATGGCTTGTCTGCTTGGAAGTGTGGTCGGAGGACTGCTGATGCTGCTCGGAATCATCAAACGAAAACAACCGATTCCTTTTGGACCATGGTTAGCAATAGGGGCATTAATTAGTTACGGATATGGTTCAGACATCATTGGCGCGTATTTCTCGCTCATCGGATAG
- a CDS encoding type II secretion system protein codes for MLAQAIKRRLSKEESQKGFTLIELLAVIVILGIIAVIAIPLIGNVISNSKAKSDVATARQIYDAARLYVIGEQNGNFTNQVVTINGATSPATDLVGTGYLDNNLVLPSTKVAITGGTVTFNGEGQLSALSLTLAGSSTAKDFTPAEVLSSEPAAKGAKN; via the coding sequence ATGTTAGCACAAGCCATTAAGAGAAGATTGAGCAAAGAGGAAAGCCAAAAGGGGTTTACGCTGATTGAGTTATTGGCGGTCATCGTTATTTTGGGGATTATTGCGGTTATTGCTATACCCTTGATTGGGAATGTAATTTCTAATTCAAAAGCTAAATCTGATGTTGCCACAGCTCGTCAAATTTATGATGCAGCTCGCTTATATGTAATAGGTGAACAAAATGGAAACTTCACAAATCAGGTGGTTACAATTAATGGTGCAACTAGTCCTGCAACAGACTTGGTGGGAACAGGTTATTTAGATAATAATCTTGTGCTTCCTAGCACAAAAGTTGCAATTACAGGAGGGACAGTGACTTTTAATGGTGAAGGTCAGTTAAGTGCTTTGTCTCTAACATTAGCAGGTTCTAGCACAGCAAAGGACTTCACACCTGCTGAGGTTCTAAGTTCTGAACCAGCAGCAAAAGGAGCGAAAAATTAA
- a CDS encoding type II secretion system F family protein has protein sequence MPLFEYQVKTTAGKSIKGKLTATDKPTAMEELRKRGLTVFSLIERKTTILSMDIYIGNPVKPLHFIIYCRQFATLMRAGVSIVDATRILAEQTESKPLRKALVEVNSSLMRGISFSQAVQDHKKIFPQLFVSMIRAGEESGDIEGTLDRLAMFFEKQHSTTEKIKSALTYPITVGVMAIGAVIYLLWAIVPQFVTMFESMNAELPAITKMVLALSKSIQGQWYFWILGVFLLVIAFQITKRTEKGAYALDYAKLKIPVFGKLNQKGSIAQFTRTFSSLYASSVPILQSLVIVEEVAGNKVIGGFIRSAGDSLRQGNPLSEPLKKAWVFPPLVTQMIAIGEETGALDTMLSKVADFYEMDVENTVDRLKSLLEPLLIAFLAGVVGVIVAAIMLPMFSLYGNM, from the coding sequence ATGCCTCTTTTTGAATATCAAGTAAAGACAACCGCAGGCAAGTCCATTAAAGGAAAGCTAACCGCAACAGATAAGCCCACGGCAATGGAGGAGTTACGCAAACGGGGCCTTACGGTTTTCTCGCTGATCGAACGCAAAACAACGATTCTATCGATGGATATTTATATCGGTAATCCAGTTAAACCGCTTCATTTCATCATTTATTGCAGACAGTTTGCCACGTTAATGCGTGCTGGGGTGTCAATTGTGGATGCAACGCGTATTTTGGCGGAGCAGACTGAGAGTAAGCCTCTACGCAAAGCACTTGTGGAAGTGAATTCAAGCCTGATGCGCGGGATCTCGTTCTCACAAGCCGTTCAGGACCATAAAAAAATCTTCCCGCAGCTATTCGTCAGCATGATCCGTGCCGGAGAGGAATCCGGTGATATTGAGGGGACGCTCGACAGACTGGCGATGTTTTTTGAGAAGCAGCATTCCACAACGGAGAAAATCAAATCAGCGCTTACTTACCCGATTACCGTCGGGGTGATGGCGATTGGAGCGGTTATATACCTTCTCTGGGCAATAGTTCCACAGTTTGTAACGATGTTCGAATCGATGAATGCAGAGCTTCCGGCGATTACAAAAATGGTATTGGCGCTTAGTAAAAGTATTCAAGGTCAATGGTATTTCTGGATACTCGGAGTTTTTCTCCTAGTGATAGCTTTTCAGATTACAAAACGCACAGAAAAGGGTGCCTACGCACTCGATTATGCCAAGCTGAAGATTCCCGTGTTCGGCAAGCTGAATCAAAAAGGCTCGATTGCTCAGTTTACGCGTACTTTTTCATCTCTTTATGCCAGTTCAGTTCCGATCCTGCAATCTTTGGTGATTGTAGAAGAGGTAGCAGGAAATAAGGTCATTGGGGGATTCATTCGAAGTGCAGGAGATTCGTTGCGACAAGGCAACCCATTATCTGAACCTTTGAAAAAAGCCTGGGTTTTCCCACCGCTAGTTACACAGATGATTGCGATTGGCGAAGAGACGGGGGCGCTCGACACGATGTTGTCTAAGGTAGCTGACTTCTATGAGATGGACGTAGAAAATACCGTTGATCGTCTGAAGTCACTGCTTGAACCATTGCTGATTGCTTTTCTAGCGGGTGTTGTGGGTGTGATTGTGGCCGCTATTATGCTGCCGATGTTCAGTCTGTACGGCAATATGTGA
- a CDS encoding type IV pilus twitching motility protein PilT, which yields MPTYTRDIRQLLQTAYSSKASDLHISVGSPPVIRMDGTLHPLESTPVTVDEAAEMAEALLGSERSEVFRNAGEVDFSYPLDGGVRFRVNVYRQRGEISIAARAIPAEIPSLEQLSMPPILSTLSLKPQGLILVTGPTGSGKSSTLAAMLNYINKTESKHIVTLEDPIEFLHSHGTCLVDQREVGSDTASFSSGLRAALRQDPDVILVGEMRDLETITAAVTAAETGHLVMATLHTTDAPQTIDRIIDAFPGHQQGQIRSQLASVLLAVVSQRLFARAGGRGRICATEILVNTPAVANLIRTEKTHQIKNVMQTGRAQGMHTLDMSIRDYLSQGFIEPAAAKAFMTEVSS from the coding sequence ATGCCAACGTATACGCGGGATATTAGACAGCTTTTGCAGACAGCATACTCCTCCAAAGCTTCCGACTTACATATCTCTGTAGGCTCGCCTCCGGTGATACGTATGGATGGAACACTTCACCCACTTGAGAGTACACCAGTAACAGTCGATGAAGCTGCAGAAATGGCGGAAGCGCTGCTTGGCAGTGAAAGAAGCGAAGTGTTTCGGAATGCAGGTGAGGTGGATTTCTCTTATCCGCTGGATGGCGGCGTAAGATTTCGGGTGAATGTCTATCGTCAGCGGGGTGAGATTAGTATTGCTGCCCGGGCCATTCCTGCAGAGATTCCGAGTCTAGAACAGCTGTCGATGCCTCCGATTTTGTCCACATTGTCACTCAAACCACAAGGTTTGATTCTAGTTACAGGCCCTACGGGCAGCGGTAAATCCTCTACGTTAGCAGCTATGCTGAATTACATTAACAAGACCGAAAGCAAGCATATTGTGACGCTTGAAGATCCTATAGAATTTCTGCATAGTCATGGAACCTGTTTAGTGGATCAACGTGAAGTGGGCAGCGATACAGCTAGTTTTTCGAGCGGACTACGTGCCGCATTACGTCAGGATCCGGATGTTATTCTCGTTGGAGAGATGCGGGATTTGGAGACCATTACAGCAGCAGTTACTGCCGCAGAGACAGGTCATCTTGTGATGGCAACCTTACATACAACAGACGCACCACAGACGATTGATCGAATTATTGACGCTTTTCCGGGACATCAGCAGGGGCAGATCCGATCACAGCTAGCCTCAGTATTACTGGCAGTTGTTAGTCAGCGGTTGTTTGCAAGAGCAGGGGGACGCGGGCGGATATGTGCAACAGAAATCTTAGTGAATACACCTGCCGTAGCGAACCTTATTCGTACCGAAAAGACACATCAGATTAAAAATGTAATGCAAACCGGACGCGCGCAAGGCATGCATACGTTGGATATGAGTATCCGCGACTATTTATCGCAGGGGTTTATTGAACCAGCAGCAGCTAAGGCGTTTATGACGGAGGTGAGCAGCTGA
- a CDS encoding ATPase, T2SS/T4P/T4SS family has translation MAIAKKRLGDLLVENNIISQEQLLEALAEQRKSKRKLGDLLISQGYITEQQLIEVLEFQLGIPHVSLFKYQIDPAITQIIPESMAKRYQVLPFLKEGGKLMVAMADPLDYFAIEDLRMSTGFRIEPAISTRDELQRAIARHYGMRDSMNQMLVELPTQEEIEETEITDEDSPIVRLVNQMIQQAVALRASDIHMDPGENNLTIRYRIDGTLRTERIIPKQMQGFITARLKIMARLNIAERRLPQDGRIKMQFDYKMVDIRVSSLPTMHGEKIVLRLLDLSTGVKSVDALGFSEGNAEAFKEMIARPYGILLITGPTGSGKTTTLYSALNQLNVESANIITVEDPVEYQLEGVNQVHVNSAIGLTFAAGLRSILRQDPNIVMVGEIRDAETAEIAVRASLTGHLVLSTLHTNDAISSVSRLRDMGVEPYLIASSLIGVVAQRLVRKICNDCKETYKPSEQEAIMLRSLGLPADELHRGRGCGSCSSSGYRGRIAIHEVLSIDDHLRQLITNTASVEELRIAGKARGLVQLMDDGLLKVSQGITTLQEVMRETVSH, from the coding sequence ATGGCCATCGCGAAAAAGAGACTTGGCGATTTGCTGGTAGAAAATAATATTATTTCGCAGGAACAGCTGCTTGAAGCGCTTGCGGAACAGCGTAAAAGTAAGCGTAAGCTTGGCGATCTGCTAATCTCTCAAGGCTATATCACGGAGCAGCAGCTGATTGAAGTACTTGAATTCCAGCTCGGCATTCCGCATGTCAGTTTATTTAAATACCAGATTGATCCTGCGATTACGCAGATTATTCCTGAAAGTATGGCTAAGCGTTACCAAGTACTTCCCTTCTTAAAAGAAGGCGGTAAGCTGATGGTTGCGATGGCCGATCCGCTGGATTATTTTGCGATAGAAGATTTACGAATGAGTACAGGGTTCCGGATCGAACCTGCTATTTCCACTAGGGATGAGCTGCAGCGGGCGATTGCGCGTCATTATGGCATGCGTGATTCTATGAATCAGATGCTAGTAGAGCTCCCGACACAGGAAGAAATAGAAGAAACGGAGATTACAGACGAGGACTCTCCAATTGTTCGTTTGGTCAACCAGATGATTCAGCAGGCTGTTGCTCTGCGGGCGTCTGATATACATATGGACCCAGGTGAGAATAATTTAACGATCCGCTACCGCATTGATGGAACTTTACGGACAGAGCGGATTATTCCTAAGCAGATGCAGGGCTTTATCACTGCTCGTCTGAAAATAATGGCCCGACTGAATATCGCTGAACGGCGTTTGCCACAAGACGGCCGAATCAAAATGCAGTTTGATTACAAAATGGTAGATATTCGCGTGTCCTCATTACCTACGATGCACGGGGAGAAGATTGTACTGCGGTTGCTAGATTTAAGCACAGGTGTCAAATCTGTAGATGCTTTGGGATTCAGTGAGGGGAATGCGGAAGCTTTTAAGGAAATGATTGCTCGTCCTTATGGAATTCTGCTAATCACTGGACCTACAGGTAGTGGAAAAACAACGACTTTATATTCAGCGCTGAATCAACTCAATGTAGAAAGTGCAAATATTATCACGGTTGAAGATCCAGTGGAATATCAGCTTGAAGGTGTAAATCAGGTACACGTAAACTCGGCTATTGGGCTAACCTTTGCCGCGGGACTACGTTCAATTCTTCGACAAGATCCGAATATTGTAATGGTCGGTGAAATACGGGATGCGGAAACTGCTGAAATTGCAGTTCGCGCCTCATTAACGGGTCATCTAGTGTTGTCTACTTTACATACAAACGATGCGATTAGCTCCGTCTCTCGCTTGCGAGATATGGGAGTAGAGCCTTATTTAATTGCCTCCTCACTAATTGGTGTGGTAGCGCAGCGGCTCGTTCGCAAAATCTGCAACGACTGCAAAGAAACCTACAAACCGTCTGAGCAGGAAGCAATTATGCTACGTAGCTTGGGGTTGCCAGCGGATGAACTACATCGTGGCCGAGGCTGCGGTAGCTGTAGCAGTTCTGGTTATCGAGGCCGAATAGCGATTCATGAGGTACTCAGCATTGACGATCATTTGCGGCAGCTTATTACGAACACTGCTTCAGTAGAAGAACTCCGTATCGCAGGCAAAGCGCGTGGACTTGTTCAACTGATGGATGATGGCTTACTCAAAGTTAGTCAAGGGATTACAACGCTTCAAGAAGTCATGCGCGAAACGGTCTCACATTAG
- a CDS encoding DUF5057 domain-containing protein codes for MKFASNKRIYLFTVTILLLLLLVLPLKDHFTNVEASSNDYQIRMLEITESGVSELASLTSGLANFTIDTMSMKRFVALRDDLDGRYDAVYIGKGTYSTNGVSGKDHNTKAVMNDITNLKAKEITDYFINKGLYVIFHKQPFLAPTQNGILYNTFNTYQALTPKSNVLFCNDSELNAFISELKKSNSTYLSKMKQRPQLEITNKSQIIEYGATVPKIYTPGDELTFKFNVSNVNLGTNPILVKLYLGLDKSIKMTEDQVVATTSLSTSAIGEIKYKLPKTYSGLLYWKLEAVDSLNQKVLSDFTTGSIQFKGKKTLVNVLQILPDGNNDSQLINNELVMDSSFLNSLDKDYELVIDTKTMTQFNDYIKNKESSTPKYGLNGTYDMLLFGFRDIYNEKAPINELSADAVLKFINETKQSAMFTHDTIYINTSNNNSSQWTKKFQGITGQTTPQTNLGLNAPSTSTSITPVNDGLLTQYPFNLSVQDGRNTVASTHNQYFTLDLEDPSVTPWYNITGSNRDSNDSWNHYYTYSKGNVTYSGTGHIIGTSYNRTQATSFPKWEQKLFVNTMYRAFTGANHAPEITVHTPMDKSIKPSYQNQLVVSYTVDDWDLKDKNLFTSIKFKQNDNVITGYTMNEKAILSGETVTQTFNNPLPAGGNLQIEITARDRQGAISTKTINVTVQKIESNLTIQRTQSNSTVEKGNPITFTYTVTPNAVPYLAVDPGEQGIEDLVISNVQFEEKFPPNLEFSDPLPEGMSKSGTLIEGYTLSKNLGNINYKLTESNNVKSYTPINNSANTFSLTAIPQEKKTYLLDNSRIYYDEIHAATSSFPGSNAPVSSLGIANDYSIFMLENIDFPNNGFTNNWRIAAGGNINIASFSLGGSLTNADTTATVVAGRNLTLNGGSMKGMAYYGGNITAPAYLINQTQHKNNYIDFTEVGKKLKNRSLYYAAIPETSKSTDLYQTITLKGTDPKLNVFHLNPTNGSINSLSIDTPNTSTTVVNISGENVTISNGTNTLTGVSSKNVLYNFYEATSFSLRGYKLYGTVLAPLANISFTGDIVGSFIGKSISGYNGGHSIDLSPFTGDLPNPTPVTRERVTISFSPISFEAIVKVANIQLQDTVIRVDSELKLLPVITPEDANNKEVSWLSKQLDIVSISDTGVIRGLKAGEATLVVTARDVRSDGSHVFTTAKVKVVSADLTITGAKDAIVGEKVPFEASYEPFDETIIGYEWSIKPGANSANATITKNTDPSIGSKATLLANRSGSVTIVATVKTDRKPNGAIYSKEHTVTITNPVREIQINGDSFVNIGNEIPLNVSVVQPVENSDPVEYVWSLEGDGSNYATYVPTPDNKTIKLKGNVFTKSVKVKVIVKGSSPVIEAFKEIAIGVKLTNLSLPAPFKIGVGPDNSRDLFNNGLVLWPESLIKNDFKDKLLWTSSNTAILTVSGDGKITGLKKGKATITVSYIEDPKIQASVEVIVENEDRY; via the coding sequence ATGAAATTTGCCAGTAACAAACGGATCTATCTTTTTACAGTAACGATCTTGCTTCTCCTTCTGCTTGTTCTGCCACTCAAAGATCACTTCACGAATGTCGAAGCCAGTTCAAATGATTATCAGATTCGAATGTTGGAGATTACGGAGAGTGGGGTTAGTGAGCTTGCTTCTTTAACCTCAGGATTAGCTAATTTTACGATTGATACGATGAGTATGAAGCGCTTTGTAGCTCTGCGAGATGATCTGGACGGGCGATACGATGCGGTTTATATCGGGAAGGGGACTTACAGTACAAATGGGGTCTCCGGAAAAGATCATAATACCAAGGCAGTCATGAACGACATAACTAATTTAAAAGCAAAAGAAATTACCGATTATTTTATTAATAAAGGGTTATATGTAATTTTCCACAAGCAGCCCTTCTTAGCTCCAACACAGAACGGAATTTTATATAATACCTTTAATACATACCAGGCATTAACCCCAAAATCCAATGTTCTATTCTGTAATGACTCTGAGTTAAATGCCTTTATCTCCGAATTGAAAAAAAGTAATTCCACTTATTTATCCAAAATGAAGCAAAGACCTCAACTAGAGATTACTAACAAGAGTCAAATTATCGAATACGGTGCGACTGTGCCCAAGATCTATACGCCCGGCGACGAGCTCACATTCAAGTTCAATGTTTCAAATGTTAATTTAGGAACGAATCCTATACTTGTTAAGCTCTATCTGGGCTTAGATAAGTCCATAAAAATGACTGAAGATCAAGTCGTTGCTACTACGTCCTTGAGCACTTCGGCAATCGGTGAAATCAAATATAAGCTTCCTAAGACTTATTCAGGTCTATTATATTGGAAGCTAGAGGCAGTAGATTCTTTGAATCAAAAAGTTCTAAGTGATTTCACTACCGGCTCTATTCAATTTAAGGGTAAGAAGACGCTGGTTAATGTATTGCAGATATTACCTGATGGAAATAATGACAGCCAACTCATTAATAATGAATTAGTTATGGATTCCAGTTTTCTAAATAGCCTAGACAAAGACTACGAACTGGTTATCGATACAAAAACAATGACTCAATTCAACGATTACATTAAGAATAAGGAAAGCTCTACACCAAAATACGGTTTGAACGGCACATACGACATGCTCCTGTTTGGATTCCGGGATATATACAATGAAAAAGCTCCAATTAACGAACTTTCGGCGGATGCTGTATTAAAATTCATAAATGAAACTAAACAATCTGCCATGTTCACTCACGATACTATTTATATTAATACCAGCAACAACAATAGCAGCCAATGGACGAAGAAGTTCCAAGGAATTACCGGTCAAACCACCCCTCAGACCAACTTGGGATTAAATGCTCCAAGCACATCAACATCTATTACTCCTGTGAATGATGGGTTACTCACACAATATCCTTTTAATTTAAGTGTTCAAGATGGTAGGAATACCGTAGCCAGTACACATAATCAATATTTCACCCTTGACTTAGAGGACCCCTCAGTAACCCCTTGGTACAATATCACTGGTAGTAACCGGGATAGCAATGATAGCTGGAACCATTACTATACGTATTCTAAAGGAAATGTGACTTACTCAGGAACCGGACACATCATCGGAACATCTTATAATAGAACTCAAGCAACCTCTTTCCCAAAATGGGAACAAAAGTTGTTCGTAAACACGATGTACCGTGCATTTACAGGTGCCAATCATGCTCCAGAAATTACTGTGCATACACCTATGGACAAAAGCATTAAACCTTCTTACCAGAACCAACTGGTCGTCAGCTATACAGTCGATGACTGGGATTTGAAAGACAAGAACCTATTTACCAGTATTAAGTTTAAACAAAACGATAATGTAATTACCGGCTATACAATGAACGAGAAAGCAATTTTATCTGGAGAGACCGTTACGCAAACTTTTAACAATCCTCTTCCTGCAGGTGGAAATCTTCAAATTGAGATTACTGCCAGGGACAGACAAGGTGCAATCTCTACTAAAACTATAAATGTAACCGTTCAAAAAATCGAATCAAACCTTACGATTCAACGTACACAGTCTAACTCTACTGTTGAGAAAGGGAATCCGATCACTTTTACGTACACAGTAACGCCAAACGCTGTTCCTTATCTTGCTGTTGATCCAGGTGAGCAAGGGATTGAAGATCTAGTGATCTCAAACGTTCAATTTGAAGAGAAATTTCCGCCTAATCTGGAATTTAGTGATCCTCTTCCAGAAGGCATGAGTAAAAGCGGTACTTTAATCGAGGGATATACTCTATCTAAAAATTTAGGGAACATTAACTATAAGTTAACAGAAAGTAACAACGTCAAATCTTATACACCGATAAACAATTCTGCTAACACTTTTAGTCTTACTGCAATTCCACAAGAAAAGAAGACATACCTATTGGATAATTCTAGGATTTATTATGATGAAATCCATGCAGCGACATCTTCATTCCCTGGCTCCAATGCTCCAGTCTCATCACTGGGTATAGCTAATGATTATTCAATCTTTATGCTAGAGAACATTGATTTTCCAAACAATGGATTCACAAATAATTGGCGTATAGCAGCAGGTGGGAATATAAATATTGCATCATTTAGTTTAGGAGGTTCATTAACAAATGCCGATACTACTGCAACTGTTGTGGCAGGTAGAAACTTGACCTTAAATGGTGGTTCAATGAAAGGGATGGCCTATTACGGTGGCAATATAACGGCTCCAGCCTACCTTATTAATCAAACTCAGCATAAAAACAACTATATTGATTTTACTGAGGTTGGGAAAAAACTTAAAAATCGTTCATTGTATTATGCAGCAATACCGGAGACGTCCAAATCAACCGATCTGTATCAGACCATTACTCTAAAGGGAACCGATCCTAAACTTAACGTATTTCATTTAAATCCAACCAATGGAAGTATTAATAGCCTGAGCATTGATACTCCAAACACTTCCACTACTGTTGTCAATATTTCCGGGGAAAATGTAACCATCAGCAATGGCACCAACACCCTTACAGGTGTAAGCAGTAAAAACGTGTTATACAATTTTTATGAAGCAACATCATTTAGCCTACGCGGATACAAATTATATGGTACTGTTCTGGCTCCATTAGCAAATATATCTTTCACTGGTGATATTGTTGGCTCATTTATCGGAAAATCAATCTCAGGTTATAATGGTGGGCACAGTATCGATCTGTCTCCATTCACCGGAGATTTACCGAACCCTACACCAGTCACCCGAGAACGGGTAACAATAAGTTTCTCTCCGATTTCCTTTGAAGCTATCGTTAAAGTAGCGAATATTCAACTTCAAGATACAGTGATTCGGGTAGACAGTGAACTGAAACTGCTACCGGTCATAACACCTGAAGATGCCAACAACAAAGAAGTCAGTTGGTTGTCTAAACAGCTGGATATAGTCTCTATTAGTGACACCGGAGTAATAAGAGGTCTAAAAGCCGGAGAAGCAACATTAGTGGTTACAGCTAGAGATGTAAGAAGCGATGGTAGCCACGTCTTTACTACTGCAAAAGTAAAAGTCGTTTCAGCTGATTTAACGATTACAGGAGCTAAGGACGCTATAGTCGGTGAGAAAGTTCCCTTCGAAGCTAGTTATGAGCCCTTTGATGAAACCATAATTGGCTACGAATGGTCCATCAAACCAGGGGCGAATTCAGCCAATGCTACAATAACTAAAAATACCGATCCATCTATTGGAAGTAAAGCAACCTTGCTGGCTAATCGATCTGGATCAGTGACAATTGTGGCCACAGTCAAAACTGATCGGAAGCCTAACGGTGCTATCTATTCAAAAGAACATACCGTTACAATTACAAATCCTGTTCGTGAGATACAAATTAATGGGGATTCTTTTGTAAACATCGGAAATGAAATACCGTTAAATGTGTCTGTCGTTCAACCTGTAGAGAATTCCGATCCGGTTGAATACGTATGGAGCCTGGAAGGGGATGGAAGTAATTATGCAACATACGTCCCTACCCCTGATAACAAAACTATAAAGTTAAAGGGCAACGTGTTTACCAAATCAGTCAAGGTCAAAGTGATTGTAAAAGGATCCTCCCCTGTTATTGAAGCCTTTAAAGAAATAGCAATTGGTGTTAAATTAACTAACCTATCCTTACCCGCGCCATTCAAAATAGGAGTTGGACCGGATAATTCCAGAGATTTATTTAATAACGGTCTTGTACTTTGGCCAGAAAGCTTAATCAAAAATGACTTTAAAGATAAACTCCTCTGGACAAGCAGCAACACAGCCATCCTGACGGTTTCAGGTGATGGTAAAATAACCGGTCTAAAGAAGGGGAAAGCCACTATTACTGTTTCGTATATTGAAGACCCTAAAATCCAAGCCTCTGTAGAAGTAATTGTAGAGAACGAAGATCGTTACTAA
- a CDS encoding prepilin-type N-terminal cleavage/methylation domain-containing protein: MRRFADRLKYQQGFTLIEMIAAITLFAMVAGMISMVMMFGFRSYHKITIENSLREEADLIMSSIINELYVFGPTRVENTTDGLNLIKDSDGVISTRTIQFVTSEGAVGGITTLTINSVINDPRTSIHSDLSGSTIVSTNSNGTGCKANVSCRSGLVDIKLLLTQHYDGRTYDMEMVSKFGF; encoded by the coding sequence ATGAGAAGATTCGCTGACCGCCTAAAATACCAGCAGGGCTTCACACTGATTGAGATGATCGCCGCAATTACCCTCTTCGCTATGGTTGCAGGAATGATTTCTATGGTGATGATGTTCGGTTTTCGCAGCTATCATAAAATAACGATTGAGAACTCACTTCGTGAGGAAGCAGATTTGATTATGTCATCTATCATTAATGAATTATATGTATTCGGGCCTACTAGAGTGGAGAATACGACAGATGGATTGAATTTGATAAAGGATTCAGATGGTGTGATATCTACGCGAACTATTCAATTTGTTACTTCTGAGGGCGCGGTAGGTGGCATTACCACACTTACCATTAATAGTGTCATAAACGATCCTCGTACCTCAATTCATTCCGATCTATCTGGTTCTACGATTGTTTCAACCAATTCTAATGGTACGGGTTGCAAGGCTAATGTATCTTGTAGAAGCGGACTGGTCGATATAAAACTACTTCTAACTCAGCATTACGATGGAAGGACATATGATATGGAGATGGTGAGCAAATTTGGTTTTTAG
- a CDS encoding type II secretion system protein has protein sequence MKSGLKQEKGFTLIEVLAAIVILSIVSLVLTSYFTNAMSYSKSNQNKTIMVNLARNALFYVEKQDFKEMSNFFVTGPLEHKNIVDAGGKLPMIKASECTTNITCVYSNIFVNSGALPDVLNPVINNIKYEINIRYQSQLHQEMQEGKDSGGGVDTRKSEMAPYLIPVEVEVSGNGGPGGTAYTTVVEGYITDEKIR, from the coding sequence ATGAAATCAGGCTTAAAGCAGGAAAAAGGATTTACATTGATCGAAGTGCTAGCTGCTATTGTGATCTTATCGATAGTTTCACTGGTACTTACGTCTTACTTTACAAACGCCATGAGTTACTCTAAATCGAACCAGAACAAGACGATTATGGTCAATCTGGCGCGGAACGCGCTTTTTTATGTGGAGAAGCAGGATTTTAAGGAAATGAGTAATTTTTTTGTAACAGGTCCATTAGAGCATAAGAATATTGTAGATGCAGGTGGGAAACTGCCCATGATTAAGGCTTCTGAGTGCACGACGAATATAACGTGTGTTTATAGCAATATTTTTGTGAATTCAGGAGCACTACCAGATGTATTAAATCCAGTCATTAACAACATCAAATATGAGATTAATATTCGCTACCAGTCCCAACTTCATCAGGAGATGCAAGAGGGAAAGGATAGTGGTGGAGGGGTCGATACCCGCAAGAGCGAGATGGCACCTTATCTTATCCCTGTCGAGGTAGAAGTTAGTGGTAATGGTGGGCCTGGTGGAACAGCTTATACTACGGTGGTGGAGGGATATATTACGGATGAGAAGATTCGCTGA